A region from the Vicia villosa cultivar HV-30 ecotype Madison, WI linkage group LG3, Vvil1.0, whole genome shotgun sequence genome encodes:
- the LOC131658775 gene encoding protein MAIN-LIKE 1-like: MVNWGMINTFIERWHHERSSFHIPHGEMTITLDDVACLLHILIRGRFLDDERIDKEEALDMLVEMLGVTPESAMGEIDKTRGSHVRYNYLAVVFREEVQRAQDAHGDAEKVTMHKRYAMRACILYLVGTPIFMDTVATYTDIMYLRFFVDLETVHEWNWRVACLV; this comes from the coding sequence ATGGTCAACTGGGGTATGATTAACACGTTCATCGAGAGGTGGCACCATGAGAGGTCATCATTTCATATACCACATGGTGAGATGACGATTACACTCGATGATGTCGCGTGTCTGCTGCACATTCTGATCAGAGGGAGATTCCTGGATGATGAGAGGATCGATAAGGAGGAGGCGTTGGATATGTTGGTTGAGATGTTGGGAGTTACCCCTGAGAGTGCCATGGGAGAGATTGACAAAACCCGAGGTAGTCACGTAAGGTACAATTATTTGGCTGTGGTGTTCAGGGAGGAGGTACAGCGTGCACAAGATGCTCATGGTGATGCCGAGAAGGTTACCATGCACAAGAGGTATGCTATGAGAGCATGCATTTTGTATCTTGTTGGCACACCAATTTTTATGGACACCGTTGCCACTTACACTGATATCATGTACCTTCGGTTTTTTGTTGATCTTGAGACGGTCCACGAGTGGAACTGGAGGGTTGCTTGCCtagtgtaa
- the LOC131662286 gene encoding leucine--tRNA ligase, cytoplasmic, translated as MFISLTSPPLAQRLNKYLASALNSVRGISDMASDGGKKFARRDRLREIEVKVQQWWEEKQVFKSEPGDKPPEPGQKFFGNFPFPYMNGYLHLGHAFSLSKLEFAAAFHRLRGANVLLPFAFHCTGMPIKASADKLAREIQQFGNPPVFPEEVVEEMESVAIVEENENENESGAPAKFKGKKSKVAAKSSGQAYQWEILRSVGISDAEISEFQDPYKWLSYFPPLAIEDLKAFGLGCDWRRSFITTDKNPYFDSFVRWQMRKLKSLGKVVKDVRYTIFSPLDGQPCADHDRASGEGVQPQEYTIIKMELVSPFPEKFKVLEGKKVFLAAATLRPETMYGQTNAWVLPDGKYGAFEINETEVFVTAQRAALNLAYQNHSRIPQKPTCLLELTGHDLIGLPLKSPLSFNEIIYALPMLSILMDKGTGVVTSVPSDAPDDYMALNDLKSKPAFRAKYGVKDEWVLPFEIVPIIDVPPFGNKCAETVCLQMKIKSQNEKDKLAEAKRQTYLKGFTDGTLIVGEFSGKKVQEVKPLIRSKLLETGQAIIYSEPEKRVMSRSGDECVVALTDQWYITYGESEWKKLADECLSNMSLYSEETRHGFEHTLGWLNQWACSRSFGLGTRIPWDEQFLVESLSDSTIYMAYYTIAHYLQDGDMYGTSESSIKPQQLTDDVWDYIFYDGPLPKSTDISSSVLERMKLEFEYWYPFDLRVSGKDLIQNHLTFCIYNHTALFPKHHWPRGFRCNGHIMLNSEKMSKSTGNFRTVRQAIEEFSADATRFSLADAGDGVDDANFVFETANSAILKLTKELAWYESILPAESSLRTGPPSIYADRVFANEINIAVGTTEQNYSNYMFRDALKTGFYDLQAAKDEYILSCGAGGLNRDLVWRFMDVQTRLLAPICPHYAEFIWREILKKDGFVVKAGWPTADAPDLTLKSANKYLQDSIVLIRKLLQKQLSGSKKGKKKSAPVVTPGQVKVKCLIYVNEQYDGWKAECLSILQNSFNKDTQTFPPDSEINEALQQSSLGQSTEFRRIQKLCMPFLKFKKEEAIAIGAQALDLRLPFGEVDVLTENSDLIKRQVSSKDVVVEDVDITFAADPDSVARAGSLVTILNENPPSPGSPTPIFFTI; from the exons ATGTTCATTTCTCTAACTTCACCGCCGCTCGCACAAAG GTTGAATAAATATCTAGCTTCGGCGTTGAATAGCGTTCGCGGAATCTCCGATATGGCTTCCGACGGTGGCAAAAAGTTCGCTCGTAGAGACCGTCTCCGCGAAATCGAGGTAAAAGTTCAACAATGGTGGGAAGAGAAGCAGGTTTTCAAATCTGAGCCTGGTGATAAACCACCTGAACCTGGTCAAAAATTCTTCGGAAATTTCCCTTTTCCTTACATGAACGGGTATTTACATCTAGGTCACGCTTTTTCCCTTTCGAAACTTGAATTCGCCGCCGCGTTTCACCGGCTCCGCGGTGCAAATGTGTTGTTACCTTTTGCTTTTCATTGTACTGGTATGCCGATTAAGGCTTCCGCTGATAAATTGGCTAGAGAGATTCAGCAGTTTGGGAATCCGCCGGTTTTTCCGGAGGAAGTTGTTGAGGAAATGGAGAGTGTTGCTATtgttgaagaaaatgaaaatgaaaatgaaagtgGTGCTCCTGCTAAATTTAAAGGGAAGAAATCTAAGGTTGCGGCAAAATCGAGTGGACAGGCTTATCAATGGGAGATTTTGAGGAGTGTTGGGATATCTGATGCTGAGATTTCGGAGTTTCAGGATCCTTATAAGTGGTTATCTTATTTTCCGCCGCTGGCTATTGAGGATCTTAAGGCTTTTGGTTTGGGTTGTGATTGGAGGAGGTCGTTTATTACGACGGATAAGAATCCTTACTTCGATTCTTTTGTCAGGTGGCAGATGAGGAAATTGAAGTCGTTAGGGAAGGTTGTTAAGGATGTTAGGTATACGATTTTTTCTCCTTTGGATGGACAGCCGTGTGCGGATCATGATAGGGCTAGCGGTGAAGGTGTTCAGCCTCAAGAGTATACTATTATTAAGATGGAGTTGGTATCGCCTTTTCCTGAGAAGTTTAAGGTTTTGGAAGGGAAGAAGGTTTTTCTTGCTGCGGCGACGTTGAGACCTGAGACTATGTATGGTCAAACGAATGCATGGGTGTTGCCTGATGGGAAATATGGTGCATTTGAAATTAATGAAACTGAGGTTTTTGTTACAGCGCAGAGGGCGGCTCTTAATCTTGCTTACCAGAATCACTCTAGGATTCCTCAGAAACCAACTTGCTTGCTTGAGCTTACGGGTCATGATTTGATTGGACTTCCGTTGAAATCTCCTCTTTCGTTTAATGAAATTATTTATGCACTTCCTATGCTATCTATTTTGATGGATAAAGGTACCGGGGTGGTGACCAGTGTACCTAGTGATGCTCCTGATGACTACATGGCGTTGAATGATCTGAAGTCGAAACCGGCTTTTAGGGCAAAGTACGGTGTGAAAGATGAGTGGGTGTTGCCATTTGAGATTGTGCCTATCATTGATGTTCCGCCGTTTGGAAATAAGTGTGCCGAGACGGTTTGCTTGCAGATGAAAATTAAAAGTCAGAATGAGAAAGACAAGCTTGCAGAAGCCAAGAGGCAAACGTACTTGAAAGGATTCACCGACGGAACTTTGATTGTTGGAGAATTTTCCGGGAAGAAAGTTCAGGAGGTTAAGCCCTTGATTAGGAGCAAGCTTTTGGAAACAG GTCAAGCTATTATATACAGTGAGCCAGAGAAGCGAGTGATGTCAAGATCTGGTGATGAATGTGTTGTAGCTCTGACAGATCAGTGGTATATTACATACGGGGAATCAGAATGGAAGAAGTTAGCTGATGAATGCCTGTCTAACATGAGTCTGTATTCTGAGGAGACGCGGCATGGATTTGAGCATACTTTAGGCTGGCTGAACCAGTGGGCTTGCTCACGATCATTTGGTCTTGGGACACGCATACCATGGGATGAACAGTTCCTAGTTGAGTCTTTATCGGATTCTACCATTTACATGGCTTATTACACTATTGCACATTATTTGCAGGACGGGGACATGTATGGAACCAGTGAATCATCTATCAAGCCTCAACAACTGACTGATGATGTCTGGGATTACATTTTCTATGATGGACCTCTCCCTAAGTCCACCGATATTTCATCATCCGTTTTAGAAAGAATGAAGCTCGAGTTTGAGTACTGGTATCCATTTGATCTTCGGGTTTCTGGTAAGGATCTTATCCAAAATCACCTTACCTTCTGCATTTACAACCATACTGCACTTTTCCCCAAACATCACTGGCCTCGTGGGTTCAGATGCAATGGCCACATAATGCTCAATTCTGAGAAAATGTCCAAGTCCACTGGAAATTTCAGAACTGTTCGTCAGGCAATTGAAGAGTTTTCTGCTGATGCTACACGGTTCTCTTTGGCTGATGCTGGTGATGGTGTTGATGATGCAAATTTTGTATTTGAGACAGCAAATTCGGCAATTCTCAAGCTCACCAAAGAGCTTGCATGGTATGAATCAATTTTGCCTGCAGAATCTTCTTTGAGAACTGGTCCACCGTCTATTTACGCTGATCGTGTGTTTGCTAATGAAATTAACATTGCTGTCGGAACAACTGAGCAAAATTACTCCAACTATATGTTTCGAGATGCCCTCAAGACTGGCTTTTATGATCTTCAGGCTGCTAAGGATGAGTATATATTGTCATGTGGGGCTGGCGGTTTAAATCGTGATTTGGTGTGGCGTTTTATGGATGTGCAGACACGCCTTCTAGCACCTATCTGTCCACATTATGCAGAGTTTATTTGGCGAGAGATTTTGAAGAAGGATGGTTTTGTGGTGAAGGCAGGTTGGCCAACAGCGGATGCTCCTGACCTTACACTAAAGAGTGCCAACAAATATCTACAGGATTCTATTGTGCTGATAAGGAAGTTACTTCAGAAGCAACTTTCAGGCTcaaagaaaggaaaaaagaaatccGCTCCAGTTGTAACTCCGGGACAAGTCAAGGTAAAATGCTTGATATATGTGAATGAGCAATATGACGGTTGGAAAGCCGAGTGCCTTAGTATTCTCCAAAACAGCTTTAACAAAGATACTCAAACTTTTCCTCCGGATTCAGAAATAAATGAGGCTTTACAACAGAGTTCTTTAGGTCAATCTACTGAATTTAGACGTATTCAGAAGTTATGTATGCCTTTCTTGAAGTTTAAGAAGGAAGAAGCAATTGCAATTGGGGCACAAGCCCTGGATTTGAGATTGCCATTTGGTGAAGTTGATGTTCTTACTGAAAACTCAGACTTGATTAAGAGACAAGTAAGTTCTAAAGATGTGGTTGTGGAAGATGTGGACATTACATTTGCAGCAGATCCTGATTCTGTAGCTAGAGCTGGATCTCTTGTAACTATACTAAACGAAAATCCTCCATCACCTGGAAGCCCTACTCCCATCTTCTTTACTATATAA
- the LOC131658774 gene encoding uncharacterized protein LOC131658774 → MNGFEDDFEEVVGVGVTSEIGSPPVTNNDVPNEPDNNMFITEEMGKAHVIEEEYMTDELDNGADDESGDDRPCVIRFNAEDAFSKDFVFKVGMEFCSLRQFKDAILEHNVLNGRDVKFEKNDANRCRVVCKDREKCDYTVLCSRVLTSTTFRIKTLYSKHKCGRQFFNKNAKAEWVAKVIVDGLKNTKNMNLNDVVIDVRLRYATEIPGYRAFKARQIARQIVEGDSSKQFNLLWSYDAELRRASPGNTFKLNTTYSGEGSNPRFERCYMCFDGTKMTLKKACRPFIGLDGCHLKHKSGGILLIAVGRDPNDQYLPISFGVVENESKDT, encoded by the coding sequence ATGAATGGGTTTGAAGATGACTTTGAGGAAGTAGTTGGTGTAGGTGTTACTAGTGAAATTGGGAGTCCACCTGTTACAAATAATGATGTCCCTAATGAACCAGACAATAACATGTTTATTACAGAAGAGATGGGCAAGGCACATGTAATCGAGGAGGAATACATGACAGATGAATTGGATAATGGAGCTGATGATGAAAGTGGTGATGATAGACCATGTGTTATAAGATTCAATGCAGAGGATGCTTTTAGTAAAGATTTTGTTTTTAAAGTTGGAATGGAGTTTTGTTCACTTAGGCAGTTTAAAGATGCTATACTAGAGCACAATGTTCTTAATGGGAGGGATGTaaagtttgaaaagaatgatGCCAATAGATGTAGGGTTGTATGTAAGGATAGGGAGAAGTGTGACTACACTGTGCTATGTAGTAGAGTCCTAACATCCACTACTTTTAGGATTAAAACCTTGTATTCTAAGCACAAGTGTGGAAGACAATTCTTTAATAAAAATGCTAAAGCTGAGTGGGTGGCTAAGGTAATTGTGGATGGGTTGAAGAACACCAAAAATATGAATTTGAATGATGTGGTAATAGATGTTAGACTTAGATATGCAACAGAAATCCCAGGTTATAGGGCATTCAAGGCAAGGCAGATTGCTAGACAGATTGTGGAAGGTGACTCTAGTAAGCAATTCAACCTCCTTTGGTCTTATGATGCTGAGTTAAGAAGGGCATCCCCAGGGAATACATTCAAACTCAACACAACATATTCTGGTGAAGGGTCAAATCCAAGATTTGAGAGGTGTTATATGTGTTTTGATGGGACTAAGATGACATTAAAAAAAGCATGCAGACCTTTCATTGGATTGGATGGATGTCACTTGAAGCACAAGTCTGGTGGAATTCTGCTCATTGCTGTAGGAAGAGATCCAAATGATCAGTACTTGCCAATTTCATTTGGAGTTGTAGAAAATGAATCAAAAGACACTTGA